Proteins encoded by one window of Macaca fascicularis isolate 582-1 chromosome 10, T2T-MFA8v1.1:
- the LOC102117446 gene encoding immunoglobulin lambda constant 6 produces MHGGAIHLTLLSARSASRQGRWTWAPKQLQRGTGQVCQEGFVCGAVSLCVMLGRGTRLTVIGHPKASPLVTLFPPSSEELQANKATLVCLISDFYPGAVEVAWKADGSPVNMGVETTTPSKQSNNKYTASSYLSLTSDQWRSHNSYSCQVTHEGSTVEKTVARAECS; encoded by the exons atgcatggagGGGCCATCCACCTCACCCTCCTATCGGCCAGATCTGCTTCACGACAGGGCCGCTGGACCTGGGCGCCCAAGCAGCTGCAGCGGGGAACGGGTCAGGTGTGTCAGGAGGGGTTTGTGTGTGGGGCTGTGTCACTGTGTGTTATGTTGGGAAGAGGCACCAGGCTGACCGTCATCG GTCACCCCAAGGCTTCCCCCTTGGTCACTCTGTTTCCGCCCTCCTCTGAGGAGCTCCAAGCCAACAAGGCCACACTAGTGTGTCTGATCAGTGACTTCTACCCGGGAGCCGTGGAAGTGGCCTGGAAGGCAGATGGCAGCCCCGTCAACATGGGAGTGGAGACCACCACACCCTCCAAACAGAGCAACAACAAGTACACGGCCAGCAGCTACCTGAGCCTGACGTCCGACCAGTGGAGGTCCCACAACAGCTACAGCTGCCAGGTCACGCACGAAGGGAGCACCGTGGAGAAGACGGTGGCCCGGGCAGAGTGCTCTTAG